From the genome of Culicoidibacter larvae:
GTGAAAGCCATCTATCAACGCTATTTAGGTTGGTTTGACATGAATCCGGCTAACTTACATCCGTTACCACCGGTTGAACAAGGCAAAGCTTTTGTTGAATTTGGTGGCGGTAGCGAAGCGGTACTTGCAAAAGTAAAAGCTGCATATGAAAATGGAGAATATCGCTTTGGTGCGGAAATTGGTAAACATTTGGTGTTTGCTGAGCCGGATAATAAGGAAGCGATGTTGGTGCTTGCTGATATTTATGAGCAATTAGGTTACCAGAGTGAAGCCGGAACATGGCGTGATACTTATCTGATGGGGGCACTTGAATTACGGGCTGCTACAGCAGGCAAGAAAATTACTCCACCGGTTGGAACCGTAGGTGTAAACTCATTGAATGCTATGGAAGACTATATGTTGCTTGATTTCTTGTCAATGCTTATTGTTGGTCCGAAAATAGTTGATAAGCCAATGAACTTCAAGTTAGTGCAACCTGATCGCAAATCAACTTATGCGCTGGAAATAAGTAATGGGGTTTTGATTTTCCATGAGAATAAAAAGTTGCCAAATGTTGATGCAACAATTACTTTGAATCGTAATGAGTTATCAATGCTGGCGCTAAAAATGACAAAACCATCTGAACTGATTGCCTCAGGAAAAATGACGGTTGAAGGTAATGCTGATATGGTTGAAGAGTTCTTCACCGAACTTGATGCATTTACCCTTGATATTAATATTGCCAGACCATAAATTGGTTTAAAAAAAGCTCCCTGCCGGGGAGTTTTTTTCCTTGTTTAAACAACTGCAGAAATATGGTAGAATAAAGCTATTAGGTGGTGCCAAGCAGCATGAACAAATATTATGAGATTTATGAAGATTTGAAAGCAAAGATTTTAAATAATGAGTATCGGGAGCTGTTGCCTTCTGAAAATCAACTGACCGAGATTTATGGGGTGACGCGTAATACTATTCGTAGGGCTATTGATCTACTTGCCAGTGATGGTTTTGTTGTCAGTAAAAAAGGCAAGGGTGTTTTTGTGCTTGAGAATCGCTCGGTTGAATTTGCTATCAGTGGTTTGGAAAGTTTTCGCGAGGTTATGATTCGAACCGGGGAAAAATTTAAAACTGATGTTGCTGAGTTTGGGGCGATGATTGCTGATGAGCAGTTAGCAAAGCAGAGCGGGTTTACGCCGGGGACGGTGCTGACACATATTAAGCGGGTGCGTTCGTTGCAAAATGAGCGGATTATTCTTGATGTTAATTATTTTGTTGAACAATTGATTCCTGGACTTACTAAGGAAGTTGCTGAACAGTCGATTTATACTTTTATTGAGCAAGAACTAAATATTGAGATTGGTATTGCTAAAAAGAGTATTGTGATTGAACGGGCTACAGAGATGGACTATCAATATTTGGATATGCTTGACTTTGACTTAGTAGTCGTTGTGCATAACTTTGTTTATTTACAGGACGGGGTATTGTTTGAGTATACGCAGTCGCG
Proteins encoded in this window:
- the treR gene encoding trehalose operon repressor; its protein translation is MNKYYEIYEDLKAKILNNEYRELLPSENQLTEIYGVTRNTIRRAIDLLASDGFVVSKKGKGVFVLENRSVEFAISGLESFREVMIRTGEKFKTDVAEFGAMIADEQLAKQSGFTPGTVLTHIKRVRSLQNERIILDVNYFVEQLIPGLTKEVAEQSIYTFIEQELNIEIGIAKKSIVIERATEMDYQYLDMLDFDLVVVVHNFVYLQDGVLFEYTQSRHRPDRFIFTDIARR